The genomic stretch CAACGTTATCCCAATAAACGGTTGTTGCCCATCTGCAACAAAGTGGACCTCCTAAATCCAAATCAAAAAGAAAAAATTCAATCAGAAATACCCGATGTGCTCTTCCTTTCCGCAAAACTTAAAGAAGGTATATCCGAACTGGAAGGCAGGCTGCTTTCTTTGGTGGATTCAGGGGCATTGAGCGGCGACACCACCATTGTGACCAATAGCAGACATTATGACGCCTTGCTCAAAGCATTGGAGGAAATCCAAAAAGTAAAGGAAGGTCTGGATATGGAACTCTCGAGCGATTTAATGGCCATCGATATCCGTCAAGCGCTCTATCATTTGGGAGAAATCACGGGAAGTGTTACCACGGACGATTTGTTGGGCAATATTTTTTCCAATTTCTGTATCGGGAAATAGAAAACAACTACAACCAATAAAATTATTAAAGCTAAAGCCTAACGTGTTTTTGCTTCGAAAAATTACGTAAATTCATGGTCAGCTCTGAAAACCAATAATAATTTTTAAGAGCTCTATATGACCCAGCTAACGGACTGAAAGTTCTTATAACAAATCAAAAATCCCATACGGTTTATGATATTGTGCTATTCGGATTATTGATAAGCATTTGCATACATCGAACGGTTTAAAATGGTTTTTGGAGTTTTATCCTTTCTTCCCTTAACATCTTGTTTTCAAGGTTGACCATCAACTATTTGAATACTTGAAATCTATTTTTGGAACTACTTTTTTAATTGAACTTTCCTTAAAACAAAAACGATGGTGTGGTCTTTATTGTTCAGCATTTTATCATTTTATGGGATACTCATTGTAGTGAACATTCCAGCTCCCTTCCTTGGACTCAATTTTGAAAACGGGGAAGCACCAAAATTATGGTATGCACCGCCTGGATTTGTTATTCCCATTGTCTGGTTTGTACTGTTCACCCTTCTGGGAATTGGCAGATATTACCTGATTCAGACATCAATTAACCACCAATGGTGGCTGTACGGCCTTGCTTTATTGTGCGCTACTTACGCATACTACACGCTGGGATTGGCAAAGATAACCCATGTTTCTGCGCTCTGGTTCGGGCTCATCGGGAATTTTATCGTTATCCTGTTGGCCGCTTTGATCGTATACAAACTTTTCCCCGTTAACAAGCTTTCTGCAATTCTAACAATACCTGTGATTCTATGGACCGTGTTTGCCTCCATAATCGTGATCGGTGAAATGAAGCTTGAAAAATTGATATAAAGTCATCTAGCCAATATTTATTTCCGAGTTTTTATTCTGAAGCTATAATGATTGCCCACAATTAGTGGCCCGCTATTTTTCAAACAAAACGTATCTTTACAACTGTTGCAGCGACCCCTTAACATTAACCAAGTAACACATCTATTGATGAAAGCGACCATTACGTCCATTGAACTAAGGGGACCGTTCAAATTCTTTGCCCTCTCGGCAACCGCCCTAAAAATCCTTAAACAATTAAGGGCAACAAACTATAAGGACTTCAAGAAAAAAGGAGTTTGGACCACACACTACACCATGACGCTCTGGAACACAGAAGAAGAGCTAAAGGAGTTTGCCCACAGCGGCGCTCATTTGGAAGCGATGAGAAACAGTGGAAAAATTGCCAAGGAAATCCGGACCATAACCATTGATGCCGAGGAACTCCCCGATTGGGCCGAAGCCAAAAAACTATTGGAAAACGCCAAAGTATTCAAATTTTGAATGCTTACAGAAAGGCCGATAATTTGAAAAGGCAGGCATTTTGCATTGACCGTTAATTTTTTCCTTAAATCTTTTCAAAACAATGGTTTATGCACTAATTTAGTCATAATATAAAACACAAATCATGTCAATTAGCAAAAGATACCTATTGATTCTATCCTCCATTATCATTTTACTTTTGGTACCGTTTGTGGCCATGCAATTTTCTTCTGAGGTAAATTGGTCGCTCTTCGATTTTCTGGTAGCTGGAGGATTACTTACCGTTCTTGGGTTTTCCATAGATTTTGCCATTCGTAAAGCAACATCGACCCAGATGAGGTTTGCACTCATAGCCGGCATAGTAATAGTTTTTCTTCTTGTATGGGCCGAATTGGCCGTAGGTGTATTTGGTACCCCGTTCGCTGGCAGTTGATCTTTTTACCGGGTTAGGTCAACTTGGGGCCGTTACATTCCAAAATTTATGTTAAATACTGCCTTGCCCTTTAAATTCAGGGGCAAACACATATTATCCTTCCATAAATTTTATTGATCTTTAGGATTTTTAACAGGACGAATGGGCAAAAGGAAGAAGCAAGCCAAAGTATTACGCATATTTAGAAAAGTACACAGAACCACAGGAGCATTATTATTTATATTCTTCTTTTTTGTATCCATATCCGGACTTATTTTGGGGTGGAAAAAGAACTCTAACGGATATATTCTCCCAAAAACACAAACGGGAACTACTGCAGACTTAAAAAAATGGCTGTCCGTTGACAGTCTTCATACCATAGCCATCACTACCATTGAAAACAAATTTACCGACAGAACTTTTCAAGTTGACCGGATTGATATCAGAAAAGAAAAAGGGTCCCTTAAATTTATTTTTGTGGACTCCTTTTATGAAGTCCAGTTGGATGGGGCGAATGGAAACGTACTATCCATTGGAAAAAGAAGATCCGACTTTTTAGAAGATATACATGATGGCTCCATACTGGATGATTATCTGGGCACCGATGGCTATATTAAATTGATTTACACCACCGTAATGGGCGTGTCCCTATTTATTTTTACCGTTACCGGTTTTTGGCTCTGGTATGGACCAAAACGGATGAGAAAAGCCGGCAAAGCGTAAATCTTTTCCATAAGAAAACTGTCCAAACCAAGATTTGAATGGCTAACCGGATTCATGTTTTCTATCCCTTTATTTTTTTGACGGGAACAGTACCGTATTTATCAATAAGGTACACAAGACTGGCCATGGTCGCCGCACCCAACTCCAGTTCACGTTTGTTCACATGCTCAAATGTATCGTTTTCGGCATGGTGGTGATCAAAATAGCGTTGGGAATCGGGACGCAATCCGGCCAATACTATGCCTTCATCCTTCAACGGACCAATATCCGCACCGCTGCCTCCTTCATAAAACATGTGTATTAAATAGGGGTCGAACAGATTCTTCCAACTTTGTATCTGGGCTATATTTTCTTCGGATGCATCAATGGAGAAACCTCTGGGCGTAAAACCACCTGAATCACTTTCCAAAGCGAATATGTGGTTTTCTCCTTTGTTTCGAGCCACTTCTGCATACTTATTGCCGCCGCGCATTCCATTTTCTTCGTTCATAAACAGCACCACGCGCAGCGTTCGTTTTGGTTCATACCCTGTTTCTTTTAATAGTCTTAGAACATCCATGCTCTGCACGCACCCAGCGCCATCGTCGTGGGAACCGTCCCCAAGGTCCCAAGAGTCCAAATGTCCGCCAACGACCATTATCTCGTTGGGATATTCGCTACCCGTAATCTCACCTATAACGTTGTACGATTGTACATCTTCCAACTGTTTACAGTTTTGTTTAAAATAGAATTTGGCATCTGGATTAAGCTTTAACGTAGCGCTCAATAATTCGGCACCATTGGTACTGATGGCAGCTGCGGGTATGCGCTTATCGACAGGGGTATCGCCATACCCCATGGAACCCGTGTGCGGATAATCGTCCAAACGGAGGTTCATGGAGCGTACAATAACGCCCAGTGCCCCATATTTTCCAGCTTCGGCCGCACCGGAGTAACGTTGGTCCACACAATTGGAGTATGCCGAAAACGTGTTGATCAGGGTAGGGTCCATAGGGCGATTGTAAAAAACAATCTTGCCCTCTATCTTTTCGCGTCCAAGTTTCTCCAAATCCTCAATGCCCTGTACCTCTAACACATTGGCCTTTAATCCGCCGGTAGGTGTTGCCACCGAGCCTCCAAGCGCACAAATGGGCACGTTGGTCGTTAGTCCGGGTTTGGTCTCAAAGTAGGCAAATTCGGGCACTCCCCTTACCCATTTGGGCACCATTACCGGTTGCAGCCAAACTTTATCCAATCCCAAAGAGTCCAATTGGTCCTTGGTATAATCCACTGCTTGCTGCGCCTGCACCGAGCCGGAGAGACGTCCCCCGATTTGGTTGGACAAATAGTTGAGCCAATCGTAGGCCTTGCCATTGGTCAATGCCTCATCATAAATTGCCTTTAATTGCTTTTCGTCCTCGGTCTGCGAAAAAAATGGGGTACTGACCAACAAAAAGGCCAAAATCAGGACTGTTCTCATGTGGTTTCTTTTTCCAGTTCTTGTTTAAAGATTTCTAAATTAGCCTTTATTTCATCGTCCAGCTCGGGTTCCTCTATATCTTTGTACTTTTTTAACGCTTCCATCATTATGGATGCCACAATTACCCTGGCCGCTTTTTTGTTATCGGCCGGAATCACGAACCAGGGTGCATGTTCCTTTGAAGTTTTGTTCAAGGCCTCCTCGTAACAGGCCTCATACGTATCCCAAAGTTTTCGTTCCTCGAGGTCGCCCGGCGAAAATTTCCAATTCTTTTGTTTTAACCGAATCCTCCTCAAAAGGCGCTGTCTCTGCTCTTCTTTGGATAGATGTAGGAAAAACTTAAAGATTATGGTCCCATTTTCGGAAATATGCTTTTCAAAATCATTGATTTGATTATAGCGTTTTTCCCAAAACTCTTCATCAATGTCCTCTACAGAATCAATTTGCGGTATGTTCTCGCCCAAAATATATTCGGGATGCACCTTGGTGACCAAAACATTCTCATAATGGGTACGGTTAAAAACGGAGAATTTCCCTCTTTCGGGCAAGGCTATATAATGTCGCCATAGATAATCGTGCTTTTTTTCCTTGGTAGATGGTACCTTAAAGCTGTGCACCACTACGCCCCTAACATTAAAATCCTTGAACACTTCGCGGATCAAACTATCCTTACCAGCGGTATCGATGCCCTGTAGGCAGACCAGCACACCGTATTTTCCATGTGCATATAGTGTATCTTGAAAATCCCCTAGATCCTTTCTGATACTTTTCAGCTCCTTTTTCAGCTTTTTGTCCGACTCATTAAAGTCCTCGTGTGTATCAATTTCGGACAACTTTATTTTATCCGTTACCCGATAATCCTCTGATTTGATTTCTTTCATAGGATTGAATATAATCCTTTTTGACCATTCCTTCAACCCACCCTCTTCCTGAACATGCAGTTCATCGATACTTTTACCGCTTATACCTTAAGATGGTTATTTAATCGATCTATTTGCCCGCCAGAACGTTGAAAATGTAACTT from Flagellimonas oceani encodes the following:
- a CDS encoding tryptophan-rich sensory protein — translated: MVWSLLFSILSFYGILIVVNIPAPFLGLNFENGEAPKLWYAPPGFVIPIVWFVLFTLLGIGRYYLIQTSINHQWWLYGLALLCATYAYYTLGLAKITHVSALWFGLIGNFIVILLAALIVYKLFPVNKLSAILTIPVILWTVFASIIVIGEMKLEKLI
- a CDS encoding DUF3291 domain-containing protein, coding for MKATITSIELRGPFKFFALSATALKILKQLRATNYKDFKKKGVWTTHYTMTLWNTEEELKEFAHSGAHLEAMRNSGKIAKEIRTITIDAEELPDWAEAKKLLENAKVFKF
- a CDS encoding PepSY domain-containing protein encodes the protein MGKRKKQAKVLRIFRKVHRTTGALLFIFFFFVSISGLILGWKKNSNGYILPKTQTGTTADLKKWLSVDSLHTIAITTIENKFTDRTFQVDRIDIRKEKGSLKFIFVDSFYEVQLDGANGNVLSIGKRRSDFLEDIHDGSILDDYLGTDGYIKLIYTTVMGVSLFIFTVTGFWLWYGPKRMRKAGKA
- a CDS encoding M20/M25/M40 family metallo-hydrolase, yielding MRTVLILAFLLVSTPFFSQTEDEKQLKAIYDEALTNGKAYDWLNYLSNQIGGRLSGSVQAQQAVDYTKDQLDSLGLDKVWLQPVMVPKWVRGVPEFAYFETKPGLTTNVPICALGGSVATPTGGLKANVLEVQGIEDLEKLGREKIEGKIVFYNRPMDPTLINTFSAYSNCVDQRYSGAAEAGKYGALGVIVRSMNLRLDDYPHTGSMGYGDTPVDKRIPAAAISTNGAELLSATLKLNPDAKFYFKQNCKQLEDVQSYNVIGEITGSEYPNEIMVVGGHLDSWDLGDGSHDDGAGCVQSMDVLRLLKETGYEPKRTLRVVLFMNEENGMRGGNKYAEVARNKGENHIFALESDSGGFTPRGFSIDASEENIAQIQSWKNLFDPYLIHMFYEGGSGADIGPLKDEGIVLAGLRPDSQRYFDHHHAENDTFEHVNKRELELGAATMASLVYLIDKYGTVPVKKIKG
- a CDS encoding PPK2 family polyphosphate kinase, which translates into the protein MKEIKSEDYRVTDKIKLSEIDTHEDFNESDKKLKKELKSIRKDLGDFQDTLYAHGKYGVLVCLQGIDTAGKDSLIREVFKDFNVRGVVVHSFKVPSTKEKKHDYLWRHYIALPERGKFSVFNRTHYENVLVTKVHPEYILGENIPQIDSVEDIDEEFWEKRYNQINDFEKHISENGTIIFKFFLHLSKEEQRQRLLRRIRLKQKNWKFSPGDLEERKLWDTYEACYEEALNKTSKEHAPWFVIPADNKKAARVIVASIMMEALKKYKDIEEPELDDEIKANLEIFKQELEKETT